A single Silvibacterium dinghuense DNA region contains:
- a CDS encoding vitamin K epoxide reductase family protein produces the protein MRYLIAVLALAGVIVSSLALHVHYTNDVQPCDINAHWDCGIVNHSRYAMIGPVPVAAIGIAGYLALAIVALARRRGATLLASVVGLGYALYLTNIEAHKLEVWCLYCVTSQGIIALITLCSLAWMFVGGKRA, from the coding sequence ATGCGGTATCTGATTGCTGTTCTTGCCCTGGCTGGCGTGATTGTCTCGAGCCTTGCCCTGCACGTCCACTATACGAACGATGTGCAGCCCTGCGACATCAACGCGCACTGGGACTGCGGCATTGTGAATCACAGCCGCTACGCCATGATCGGGCCGGTGCCGGTTGCGGCGATCGGCATCGCGGGCTACCTGGCCCTGGCGATCGTGGCGCTGGCACGGCGGCGCGGCGCTACGCTGCTGGCCTCGGTCGTCGGGCTGGGATACGCGCTTTATTTGACCAACATCGAAGCGCACAAGCTCGAAGTGTGGTGCCTTTACTGCGTAACCTCGCAGGGCATCATCGCGCTGATCACGCTCTGTTCGCTGGCCTGGATGTTTGTCGGCGGCAAACGGGCCTGA
- a CDS encoding DsbA family protein, producing MKRILSAAFAVAALFAAASPLSHAQNALKPPAGSHVAIVEFADLECPMCGHENPVLMDAVAKYHVPWVRHDFPLQMHVWSFQAAVNARWFDTQNKKLGDDYRNAVFANQNNIETKDDLAGFTQKFAQQHGTALPFVVDPQGKLTAEVKADYNLGMQLGVHQTPTAWVVTDGTGGAAPHTEVKDFNKLYTMLDEAIAQTSHGHK from the coding sequence ATGAAGCGTATTCTTTCTGCCGCCTTCGCCGTCGCCGCTCTCTTTGCCGCTGCCTCGCCTCTCAGCCACGCGCAGAACGCGCTCAAGCCGCCGGCGGGCTCGCACGTCGCCATCGTTGAGTTCGCCGACCTCGAGTGCCCCATGTGCGGACACGAGAATCCCGTGCTCATGGATGCCGTCGCCAAGTACCACGTGCCCTGGGTGCGTCACGACTTCCCGCTGCAGATGCACGTGTGGAGCTTCCAGGCCGCAGTCAACGCCCGCTGGTTCGACACCCAGAACAAGAAGCTGGGCGATGACTACCGCAACGCAGTCTTTGCCAACCAGAACAATATCGAAACCAAGGACGACCTCGCCGGCTTCACGCAGAAGTTCGCCCAGCAGCACGGTACCGCGCTGCCCTTCGTGGTCGATCCCCAGGGCAAGCTGACCGCCGAGGTCAAGGCCGATTACAACCTCGGCATGCAGCTTGGCGTCCACCAGACGCCCACCGCATGGGTCGTCACCGACGGCACCGGCGGAGCCGCCCCGCACACCGAGGTCAAGGACTTCAACAAGCTCTACACCATGCTCGACGAAGCCATCGCCCAGACCAGCCACGGCCACAAGTAG
- a CDS encoding M24 family metallopeptidase has translation MSFAANLDAMQAALREAGLDGWLFYDHHHRDPISYRILGLPENAHVTRRWYYLIPAVGEPRKLVHRIEAGRLDTLPGTKGVYSSWQELESGLATMLRPFTKLAMQYSPRNAIMYVSMVDAGTVEFLHELGKTIVSSADLVSQFEAVLSTAAITSHFEAQAAIDSILAEGFREIGRRVRPASGAPVRTTEYDIVQWLSEAMRREGLTWENGPNVSVNENSSDSHYEPTAEGSKEIKDGDFVLIDIWGRKNRPETCYYDITWTGVVGREPSAEEQKVFSTVIAARDAAIQAVTDAYAAHRPIAGWQADDACRKVIADAGYGEWFTHRTGHNIGFEIHGSGAHLDNLETHDERLLLPHTCFSVEPGIYLPSFGVRSEIDMITSNDKAVVTGRIQTELVRI, from the coding sequence ATGTCCTTCGCAGCGAATCTCGACGCAATGCAGGCCGCGCTCCGTGAAGCCGGTCTCGACGGCTGGCTCTTCTACGATCACCACCACCGCGACCCCATCTCTTACCGCATTCTCGGCCTGCCGGAGAACGCGCACGTCACCCGTCGCTGGTACTACCTCATCCCCGCCGTGGGCGAGCCGCGCAAGCTCGTGCATCGCATTGAAGCCGGCCGCCTCGACACGCTGCCCGGCACCAAGGGCGTCTACTCCTCCTGGCAGGAGCTCGAGTCAGGCCTCGCGACCATGCTGCGGCCCTTCACCAAGCTCGCCATGCAGTATTCGCCGCGCAACGCCATCATGTACGTCTCTATGGTCGACGCCGGCACCGTCGAGTTCCTCCACGAGCTGGGCAAGACCATCGTCAGTTCCGCCGACCTCGTCAGCCAGTTCGAAGCCGTGCTCTCCACCGCCGCCATCACCAGCCACTTCGAGGCCCAGGCCGCCATTGACTCAATCCTCGCCGAAGGCTTCCGTGAGATCGGCCGCCGCGTACGCCCGGCCTCCGGCGCACCCGTTCGCACCACCGAGTACGACATCGTGCAGTGGCTCTCCGAGGCCATGCGCCGCGAAGGCCTCACCTGGGAGAACGGTCCCAACGTCTCGGTGAACGAGAACAGCTCGGACTCGCACTACGAGCCCACCGCGGAAGGTTCGAAGGAGATCAAGGACGGCGACTTCGTCCTCATCGACATCTGGGGCCGCAAGAACCGTCCCGAGACCTGCTATTACGACATCACCTGGACCGGCGTCGTCGGCCGCGAGCCCTCGGCCGAGGAACAGAAGGTCTTCTCCACCGTCATCGCCGCTCGCGACGCCGCCATCCAGGCCGTCACCGATGCCTACGCCGCCCACCGTCCCATCGCCGGATGGCAGGCTGACGACGCCTGCCGCAAGGTGATCGCCGACGCCGGCTATGGCGAGTGGTTCACCCACCGCACCGGACACAATATCGGCTTCGAAATCCACGGCTCGGGCGCGCACCTCGACAACCTCGAGACCCACGACGAGCGCCTGCTGCTGCCCCACACCTGCTTCTCGGTCGAGCCCGGCATCTACCTGCCCAGCTTCGGCGTGCGCAGCGAGATCGACATGATCACCAGCAACGACAAGGCAGTAGTCACCGGCCGCATCCAGACCGAGCTGGTGAGAATCTAG
- a CDS encoding DUF6677 family protein: MASKVQVPAKPEIKGFVYSALLAGWLIPGAGHLLVGKWGRALLLFASITAMFWLGIAMQGKLYQPNTGDVLDMLGFAGDLGNGLYYILGRIFDLGHSAVQIATADYGTKFVVVAGLLNFISAVDAHNLRIGRKL; the protein is encoded by the coding sequence ATGGCCTCGAAGGTGCAAGTTCCCGCAAAACCGGAAATCAAGGGTTTTGTCTACTCCGCGCTCCTCGCGGGATGGCTGATCCCCGGCGCGGGCCACCTGCTTGTCGGCAAGTGGGGACGCGCCCTGCTGCTCTTCGCCTCGATCACCGCCATGTTCTGGCTGGGCATCGCCATGCAGGGCAAGCTCTACCAGCCCAACACCGGCGACGTGCTCGACATGCTCGGCTTCGCGGGCGACCTCGGCAACGGTCTCTATTACATCCTCGGCCGCATCTTCGACCTCGGCCACAGTGCCGTGCAGATCGCCACCGCCGACTACGGCACCAAGTTCGTCGTCGTCGCCGGCCTGCTGAACTTCATCTCCGCGGTCGACGCGCACAATCTGCGCATCGGGAGGAAGCTCTAA
- a CDS encoding GNAT family N-acetyltransferase encodes MTPALHLEILDLRHFSAASLRPLLDAEARVWSERLQWDYRASANLLLQYLDSRVLPGYVAIEGGRIAGYVFCVYEENKAVIGDVFAAPPPGSATSREEIESRLLESLVELLEHSPGVDRIESQLLLHPHGAHSEVFERTGFEIAERLFLRLDLEEKHPIRPKAFPAGIAMRPWRDEDFHPASRLISEAYSGHLDSHINDQYRTVAGSLRFLHNIVRFPGCGFFDAEASRVLTYPGGHGGGYNLAGLLLCSRVREDVAHVTQLCVAPSLRGLGLGRALLDACVANVRERGFRALTLTVTKANRGAVALYEQTGFRPMHTFDAMLWERKDRV; translated from the coding sequence ATGACTCCAGCACTGCATCTCGAGATTCTCGATCTCCGGCATTTTTCGGCAGCGAGCCTGCGTCCGCTGCTGGATGCGGAGGCGCGCGTGTGGAGCGAGCGGCTGCAGTGGGATTACCGCGCGTCTGCGAACCTGTTGCTGCAGTACCTGGATTCGCGTGTGTTGCCCGGGTATGTGGCCATCGAGGGCGGACGCATCGCCGGTTATGTCTTCTGCGTGTATGAAGAGAACAAGGCGGTGATCGGCGATGTCTTTGCGGCGCCACCGCCGGGTTCGGCGACCAGCCGTGAGGAGATCGAGAGCCGGCTGCTGGAAAGCCTGGTCGAACTGCTGGAGCACTCGCCGGGTGTGGACCGGATCGAGTCGCAGCTATTGCTGCATCCTCATGGTGCGCATTCGGAGGTCTTCGAGCGTACGGGCTTCGAGATTGCGGAACGGCTCTTTCTGCGGCTGGACCTCGAAGAGAAGCACCCGATACGCCCCAAGGCATTTCCGGCCGGCATTGCCATGCGGCCGTGGCGGGATGAGGATTTTCACCCTGCCTCGCGCCTGATTTCGGAGGCATATTCCGGGCATCTGGACAGCCATATCAATGACCAGTACCGCACGGTGGCCGGGTCACTGCGCTTTCTGCATAACATCGTGCGCTTTCCGGGCTGCGGCTTCTTCGATGCCGAGGCTTCGCGGGTACTGACCTATCCGGGTGGACATGGCGGCGGATATAACCTGGCCGGCCTGCTGCTCTGTTCCCGCGTGCGGGAGGATGTGGCGCATGTGACGCAGCTGTGCGTGGCGCCCTCGCTGCGCGGGCTGGGACTGGGGCGCGCGCTGCTCGATGCCTGCGTGGCCAATGTGCGGGAGCGTGGCTTCCGGGCACTGACGCTGACCGTGACCAAGGCTAATCGCGGCGCGGTTGCGCTCTATGAGCAGACGGGTTTCCGTCCGATGCATACGTTCGATGCCATGCTGTGGGAGCGGAAAGACAGGGTATAG
- a CDS encoding ArnT family glycosyltransferase — MLEAGTLFVLTSFFLFYGLVPVFGGDGLGLVGADEPRYAQIAREMLARHDFITPILWGKPWLEKPALYYWRAMFSFREFGVHDWSARLPSASFAFILVTLIYLHIRRFRRGGQLDAALITASCAGILSFARGASTDMQLAAPFCIGMLGWYAWYETDSKFWLFDLYFFVGAATLAKGPVAPFLAVVILVAFAALRREWSILRRTIWWPGVVLYLAMVLPWFIAVQKRNPSFFRTFFLQHNLERFATDRYQHQQYFWYYLPILLLSITPWAVPAIAALIDAIRGSIAEWRARRVKGHYMGSFRAGDAFPEFLVLWALIPIFFFSFSQSKLPGYILPSIPPLTILTGDYLNRVRERGLKPWILVLHALLVGVLTAFVVLLPLHLQHPEEMPPVSAIVAGAMTAFAAAVFILITVYRFGLKRFRIATMVPMVIMLLYLFGVGPFFGIKAVADSKRNITLIDLTYSARPLARILAQIQPEGGTVAVFEVRRDVEYGLSFYRNSRVVNYDTDGVPAGQHLLVVRASHPPRLEKLLQGRRYEPLFTYPAQDLVVYSVSAAQ, encoded by the coding sequence GTGCTCGAGGCCGGCACGCTGTTTGTGCTGACTTCGTTCTTTCTCTTCTACGGCCTGGTGCCTGTCTTCGGCGGCGATGGGTTGGGGCTGGTCGGCGCCGACGAGCCGCGGTATGCACAGATTGCGCGCGAGATGCTGGCCCGGCATGACTTCATCACGCCGATCCTGTGGGGCAAGCCGTGGCTGGAGAAGCCGGCGCTCTACTACTGGCGGGCGATGTTCAGCTTCCGCGAGTTCGGCGTGCACGACTGGTCGGCGCGTCTGCCTTCGGCGAGCTTTGCCTTCATCCTGGTTACGCTGATCTATCTGCACATCCGGCGCTTCCGCCGTGGCGGGCAGCTGGATGCGGCGCTGATCACGGCATCGTGCGCGGGCATCCTGAGCTTCGCCCGCGGTGCTTCGACCGACATGCAGCTGGCCGCGCCGTTCTGCATCGGCATGCTGGGCTGGTATGCGTGGTATGAGACGGACAGCAAGTTCTGGCTCTTCGACCTGTACTTCTTCGTCGGCGCGGCGACGCTGGCCAAGGGGCCGGTGGCTCCGTTCCTGGCGGTGGTGATCCTGGTGGCGTTTGCGGCGCTGCGGCGGGAGTGGTCGATCCTGCGACGGACGATCTGGTGGCCGGGCGTGGTGCTCTACCTGGCGATGGTGCTGCCGTGGTTCATTGCGGTGCAGAAGCGGAATCCGAGCTTCTTCCGAACCTTCTTCCTGCAGCACAACCTGGAGCGTTTCGCGACCGACCGCTATCAGCATCAGCAGTACTTCTGGTACTACCTGCCGATCCTGCTGCTGTCGATTACGCCATGGGCAGTTCCGGCGATTGCGGCGCTGATCGATGCCATTCGGGGCTCGATTGCGGAATGGCGGGCGCGACGGGTGAAGGGCCACTACATGGGCAGCTTCCGCGCCGGCGATGCCTTTCCCGAGTTCCTGGTGCTGTGGGCGCTGATCCCGATCTTCTTTTTTTCCTTCTCGCAGTCGAAGCTTCCCGGCTACATCCTTCCTTCGATTCCTCCTCTGACCATCCTGACCGGCGATTATCTGAACCGTGTGCGTGAGCGTGGCCTCAAGCCGTGGATTCTGGTGCTGCATGCGCTGCTGGTGGGGGTGCTCACGGCGTTTGTGGTGCTGCTGCCGCTGCATCTGCAGCATCCGGAAGAGATGCCGCCGGTCAGCGCCATTGTGGCCGGAGCGATGACGGCTTTCGCGGCCGCGGTCTTCATCCTGATCACCGTGTATCGCTTCGGGCTCAAGCGGTTCCGTATTGCGACCATGGTGCCGATGGTGATCATGCTGCTGTACCTCTTCGGCGTGGGGCCTTTCTTCGGCATCAAGGCGGTTGCGGACAGCAAACGGAATATCACGCTGATCGACCTGACCTATTCCGCACGGCCCCTGGCGCGGATTCTTGCGCAGATCCAGCCGGAGGGCGGGACAGTGGCGGTCTTCGAGGTGCGGCGCGATGTGGAGTACGGGCTCTCGTTCTACCGCAATAGCAGAGTAGTGAACTACGACACGGATGGGGTGCCTGCGGGGCAACATCTGCTGGTGGTGCGCGCCTCTCACCCGCCGCGACTCGAAAAGCTGCTGCAGGGGCGCAGGTACGAGCCGCTCTTTACCTATCCTGCGCAGGACCTGGTTGTGTACTCGGTATCCGCAGCACAGTAA